The following proteins are co-located in the Gloeocapsa sp. PCC 7428 genome:
- a CDS encoding chlorophyll a/b-binding protein yields the protein MSANTNITSLNKNRNAWRWGFTPQTEIWNGRLAMIGFLSAVLIEVFSGQGFLHYWGLL from the coding sequence ATGTCAGCTAACACAAACATTACCTCCTTGAACAAGAATCGCAATGCCTGGCGCTGGGGATTTACACCTCAAACTGAAATTTGGAACGGTCGTTTGGCGATGATTGGTTTTTTGTCTGCCGTTTTAATTGAGGTATTTTCTGGTCAAGGTTTTCTTCACTATTGGGGTCTTTTATAA
- a CDS encoding PIN/TRAM domain-containing protein: MLDAIIIISFIVAGAGIGYYSIELLPENVQQQVTNVEALRLVFAAFAALIGGAGGLSFQISYRRIEKQVREMPIEVILTRAIGLVLGLLIANLMLAPLFLLPIPADFSFIKPLIAVLGSIMFAFSGVSLADTHGPALLRLINFNNVESVLLAEGTLKAAATKVVDTSCIIDGRLETLLETGFLEGQILVPQFVLQELQQLADGAKDQKRVRGRRGLEILNRLKETYADRILIHPVDYDDVPTVDAKLVRFAQEISGTLVTNDYNLSKVASVQKVPVLNINDLVQAVRPTYLPGDSIDLKVLKEGKEPSQGVGYLEDGTMVVVEEGSSYVGGEVRVIVTSALQTTAGRMIFAKPQASALA, translated from the coding sequence ATGCTTGACGCAATTATTATTATTTCATTCATTGTAGCAGGCGCAGGCATAGGTTATTACAGCATAGAACTGCTGCCTGAAAACGTGCAGCAGCAGGTGACTAACGTTGAAGCTTTGCGCTTGGTTTTTGCCGCTTTCGCTGCCTTGATTGGTGGTGCTGGGGGATTGAGTTTCCAGATTAGTTATCGTCGGATCGAGAAACAAGTCAGAGAAATGCCGATTGAGGTAATCTTGACGCGCGCGATCGGCTTAGTACTGGGGTTACTCATTGCCAATTTAATGTTGGCACCATTATTTTTACTGCCAATTCCTGCGGATTTTAGCTTTATTAAGCCGTTGATCGCAGTGTTGGGCAGTATTATGTTTGCCTTTTCGGGCGTGAGTTTAGCAGATACTCACGGTCCTGCACTACTTAGACTGATTAATTTCAACAATGTCGAGTCGGTGTTGCTAGCCGAAGGAACCCTCAAAGCAGCCGCAACGAAAGTTGTTGACACTAGCTGCATTATCGATGGACGTCTGGAAACACTGCTAGAAACTGGCTTTCTCGAAGGACAAATTTTAGTTCCACAATTTGTTTTACAAGAACTGCAACAACTCGCCGACGGTGCTAAAGATCAAAAGCGCGTTCGCGGACGGCGGGGGTTAGAAATCCTCAATCGTTTGAAGGAAACTTACGCGGATCGAATTTTGATTCATCCAGTAGACTATGATGATGTACCAACTGTTGATGCTAAATTAGTGCGATTTGCGCAAGAGATCAGCGGTACATTGGTGACGAATGATTACAACTTGTCTAAAGTTGCGAGTGTTCAGAAAGTGCCAGTCCTCAATATTAATGATTTGGTGCAAGCGGTACGTCCGACTTACTTACCTGGTGATAGCATTGATTTGAAGGTTCTCAAAGAAGGTAAAGAACCAAGTCAAGGTGTCGGTTATCTCGAAGATGGCACAATGGTTGTGGTAGAAGAAGGCAGTAGCTACGTTGGTGGGGAAGTGAGGGTGATTGTGACAAGTGCGCTGCAAACGACCGCAGGAAGAATGATTTTTGCGAAACCACAAGCTTCAGCTTTGGCTTGA
- the hemW gene encoding radical SAM family heme chaperone HemW, whose translation MIAKLDLSKNIINYVQPISAYVHIPFCRRRCYYCDFPVSVVGDRLHGENSGTISRYVEVLCQEIAHTTPAGEPLKTIFFGGGTPSLLSINQLQQIINALKSQFGIANNAEISIEIDPGTFTLEQLQGYCQAGVNRVSLGVQAFQPELLKICGRSHAVEDIYTAIETIQTVNVSSFSLDLISGLPYQTLAQWRDSLDRVVAIAPNHISIYDLQIEPGTAFNRYYEAGEQPLPTDDTTAQMYRMAQQVLASAGYEHYEISNYAQPLHQCRHNRVYWYNQPYYGFGMGATSYVQGQRFTRPRKTQEYYQWVKDYIAADGVLDCPQTPLNEVLLETLMLGLRLKEGIDLTTLTQQFGVEMVAKIWQCLQPYYEQGWVELVGTEQIRLSDPEGFLFSNTVLARLFRQLGSELEV comes from the coding sequence GTGATAGCCAAATTAGATTTAAGCAAAAACATAATTAATTACGTTCAGCCAATCTCCGCCTACGTACATATTCCTTTTTGTAGAAGGCGGTGTTATTACTGCGACTTTCCGGTATCAGTTGTAGGCGATCGCCTGCATGGCGAAAACTCTGGCACAATTTCGCGTTATGTAGAAGTGTTGTGTCAAGAAATTGCTCACACCACCCCAGCAGGTGAACCACTCAAAACGATCTTCTTTGGTGGTGGAACTCCTTCGTTATTATCAATTAATCAACTGCAACAAATTATTAATGCACTCAAATCGCAATTTGGGATCGCCAATAATGCAGAGATTTCGATTGAAATTGACCCAGGGACGTTTACCTTAGAACAGTTACAAGGTTATTGTCAGGCGGGAGTGAATCGCGTTAGTCTCGGTGTCCAAGCATTTCAACCAGAATTACTGAAGATTTGCGGGCGATCGCACGCGGTTGAAGATATCTACACCGCAATCGAGACGATCCAGACTGTCAATGTCTCTTCGTTTAGCCTTGATTTGATTTCTGGCTTACCTTATCAAACCTTAGCACAGTGGCGAGATAGTTTAGATCGAGTGGTGGCGATCGCCCCCAATCATATTTCAATTTACGATTTACAAATCGAACCTGGTACCGCGTTTAATCGCTACTACGAAGCTGGAGAACAGCCCTTACCAACTGATGACACGACGGCGCAGATGTACCGCATGGCGCAACAAGTTTTAGCATCTGCTGGGTACGAACACTACGAAATCTCTAACTATGCTCAACCTCTCCATCAGTGTCGTCACAACCGCGTGTATTGGTACAATCAACCATACTACGGCTTTGGTATGGGTGCGACTAGCTACGTTCAAGGACAACGATTCACTCGTCCGCGCAAGACACAGGAATATTATCAGTGGGTGAAAGATTACATTGCTGCTGATGGTGTACTTGACTGTCCGCAGACACCGTTGAATGAGGTTTTGTTGGAAACACTCATGCTAGGGCTACGCTTAAAGGAAGGTATCGACCTTACTACACTAACGCAACAATTCGGTGTGGAGATGGTGGCAAAAATTTGGCAGTGTTTACAACCCTACTACGAACAAGGTTGGGTGGAACTTGTGGGAACTGAACAAATACGCCTAAGCGATCCCGAAGGATTTTTATTTTCCAACACCGTACTTGCAAGGTTGTTTCGTCAGCTAGGAAGTGAACTGGAGGTATAG
- a CDS encoding pentapeptide repeat-containing protein yields MDANEVLKRYAAGNRDFRQEDWQGISLIKANLSGVDLSGTNLRNSDLSGSDLSNANLNWASLKGANLKRTNLRGTKMPDGRLHNDLLASANYFG; encoded by the coding sequence ATGGATGCCAATGAAGTTTTAAAACGATATGCAGCCGGCAACAGAGATTTTAGGCAAGAAGACTGGCAAGGAATAAGCTTAATTAAGGCAAATCTCAGCGGAGTAGATTTGAGCGGAACCAACTTACGAAACTCAGATTTAAGTGGCTCAGATTTAAGCAATGCTAATCTCAATTGGGCTAGTTTGAAAGGAGCAAATCTAAAGCGAACTAACTTGAGGGGAACAAAAATGCCAGATGGTAGGTTACACAACGATCTCCTAGCTTCTGCAAATTACTTCGGTTAA
- the ftsH4 gene encoding ATP-dependent zinc metalloprotease FtsH translates to MPIKKQPNSPRSRLIGNLLLALPVLFLLANFILPSFFGPQIPAVPYSLFIHQVQQGEVGRAQIGQNQIRFQLKAVDDEVGTVFSTTPIFDLSLPKLLEEKGVEFAAAPPPKNGWFTSLLGWVIPPLIFVAIWQFFSRRGGGGPQGVLSIGKSKAKVYVEGESDKTTFTDVAGVEEAKTELVEIVDFLKAPERYTQIGARIPKGVLLVGPPGTGKTLLAKAVAGEAGVPFFSISGSEFVELFVGVGSSRVRDLFEQAKKQAPCIVFIDELDAIGKSRSSGGFYGGNDEREQTLNQLLAEMDGFAAGDATVIVLAATNRPEVLDPALLRPGRFDRQVLVDRPDLSAREAILNIHAQKVKLNGDVNLRAIATRTPGFAGADLANLVNEAALLAARSQRPTVAQKDFAEAIERVVAGLEKKSRVLNDKEKKIVAYHEVGHALVGALTQGSGRVEKISIVPRGMAALGYTLQLPTEDRFLLDEAELRGQIATLLGGRSAEEIVFGSITTGASNDLQRATDLAERMVTTYGMSKVLGPLAYQQGQQAMFLTDGAPNPRRMVSEETSQAIDREVKDIVETAHRQALDTLKLNRDLLEAIATQLLETEVIEGEKLHSLLSQVQDGNSMQLTH, encoded by the coding sequence ATGCCCATTAAAAAACAACCTAATTCTCCTCGTTCTCGCCTGATTGGTAATCTTTTACTAGCGTTGCCTGTATTATTCTTGCTCGCAAACTTTATCTTGCCTAGTTTCTTTGGTCCTCAAATTCCTGCTGTTCCCTATAGTTTGTTTATTCATCAGGTGCAGCAAGGAGAAGTTGGTCGCGCTCAAATTGGTCAAAACCAGATTCGGTTTCAATTGAAAGCTGTCGATGACGAAGTTGGAACTGTGTTTTCAACGACACCCATTTTTGATTTGAGCTTGCCCAAGTTGTTAGAAGAGAAAGGCGTTGAGTTTGCAGCCGCACCGCCACCTAAGAATGGCTGGTTTACTAGTCTGCTGGGTTGGGTGATTCCGCCTCTAATTTTTGTAGCAATTTGGCAGTTTTTTAGCAGACGCGGTGGGGGTGGTCCCCAAGGTGTACTCTCGATTGGTAAGAGTAAAGCCAAAGTTTATGTAGAAGGAGAATCTGACAAGACTACCTTTACTGACGTAGCTGGGGTTGAAGAAGCCAAGACCGAATTAGTTGAGATTGTAGATTTCCTCAAGGCTCCAGAGCGCTATACCCAAATTGGCGCGCGGATTCCCAAGGGTGTGCTGTTAGTAGGTCCACCAGGAACCGGTAAAACGCTGCTGGCAAAGGCGGTTGCAGGAGAAGCAGGAGTACCGTTCTTTAGTATCTCTGGTAGTGAATTTGTGGAACTTTTTGTCGGCGTTGGTTCCTCGCGGGTGCGCGATCTGTTTGAGCAAGCGAAGAAACAGGCTCCCTGTATCGTATTTATTGATGAATTAGATGCGATCGGCAAGTCTCGTAGCAGTGGTGGGTTTTATGGCGGTAACGATGAGCGAGAACAAACACTCAACCAGCTGTTAGCAGAAATGGATGGGTTTGCGGCTGGTGATGCTACTGTGATTGTCCTAGCAGCGACCAATCGCCCAGAAGTATTAGACCCTGCACTTTTGCGACCTGGTCGATTTGACCGTCAAGTTTTAGTCGATCGCCCTGATTTATCGGCTCGTGAGGCGATTCTAAATATTCATGCCCAAAAAGTCAAGTTGAATGGGGACGTGAATTTAAGAGCGATCGCAACTCGCACCCCTGGTTTTGCTGGCGCAGATCTCGCAAATCTCGTGAATGAAGCGGCACTATTAGCTGCCCGCAGTCAACGTCCAACCGTGGCACAAAAAGACTTTGCTGAGGCAATTGAGCGGGTGGTAGCTGGACTTGAAAAGAAAAGCCGCGTTCTTAATGACAAGGAAAAGAAGATTGTTGCTTATCACGAAGTAGGTCATGCACTAGTTGGTGCCTTAACGCAGGGAAGTGGTCGGGTTGAGAAAATCTCGATCGTACCCCGAGGGATGGCAGCATTGGGTTATACTTTGCAACTGCCAACCGAAGATCGATTCCTTCTAGACGAAGCTGAACTCCGAGGTCAGATCGCCACTCTACTTGGTGGCAGATCGGCAGAAGAAATTGTATTTGGCAGTATCACGACTGGTGCATCTAACGATTTGCAACGAGCGACTGATCTAGCAGAGCGAATGGTGACAACGTATGGTATGAGTAAAGTGTTAGGTCCGCTCGCTTACCAACAGGGACAGCAAGCTATGTTTCTGACTGATGGTGCGCCCAATCCCCGCCGGATGGTCAGTGAAGAAACGTCGCAGGCAATTGACCGCGAGGTGAAAGACATTGTAGAGACCGCTCATCGTCAAGCTTTGGATACGCTCAAGCTGAACCGCGACTTACTTGAGGCGATCGCTACTCAACTGTTAGAGACAGAAGTTATTGAGGGTGAGAAACTGCACAGCCTACTTAGTCAAGTTCAAGACGGCAACTCAATGCAATTGACACATTAA
- a CDS encoding NblA/ycf18 family protein encodes MDQTIELTLEQEFSLRSFSDLVQQMSREQAQEFLLAQYRYMMVRETIYQELLKHEWNLDQNSTSR; translated from the coding sequence ATGGATCAGACTATCGAATTAACTTTAGAACAAGAATTTAGCCTCAGAAGCTTTTCCGACCTAGTGCAGCAAATGTCTCGCGAACAAGCTCAAGAGTTTTTACTCGCGCAGTATAGATACATGATGGTTCGGGAAACAATTTATCAAGAACTTCTCAAACACGAATGGAATTTAGATCAAAATTCTACTTCTCGATAA
- a CDS encoding VOC family protein — translation MQTTGIHHVAIICSDYERSKKFYVEVLGCSIINETFRAARNSYKLDLQIGKDQIELFSFPNPPTRPSTPEACGLRHLAFAVEDLEKTVLELQSKGVEVEPIRVDEITGKRFTFFQDPDALPLEIYQS, via the coding sequence ATGCAAACTACAGGAATTCATCACGTTGCGATCATATGTTCTGACTACGAACGCTCTAAAAAATTTTATGTCGAAGTTTTAGGCTGTTCAATAATTAACGAAACTTTTCGGGCTGCAAGAAACTCTTACAAATTAGATTTACAAATTGGCAAAGACCAAATTGAGTTATTTTCCTTCCCTAATCCTCCTACAAGACCAAGTACGCCAGAGGCTTGTGGTTTAAGACATCTTGCTTTTGCGGTAGAAGACTTAGAGAAAACTGTACTCGAACTGCAATCAAAAGGTGTCGAGGTAGAACCAATTCGAGTTGATGAAATAACAGGTAAACGCTTCACTTTCTTTCAAGATCCTGACGCCTTACCTTTAGAAATTTATCAGTCTTAG
- a CDS encoding allophycocyanin subunit alpha apoprotein: MSIVKKLIVNADAETRYPSPGELEQMKILAESGERRLHLAQTLTANRERIIKQAGDQLFQRRPDVVSPGGNAYGREMTATCLRDMDYYLRLITYAIVAGDATPIEEIGVIGVRQMYRSLGTPLEAVVESVRAMKNVTSTMMSTEDASEAGGYFDYLIGAMQ; encoded by the coding sequence ATGAGTATTGTCAAAAAGTTGATTGTAAATGCAGATGCCGAAACTCGCTATCCTAGTCCTGGTGAACTAGAACAAATGAAGATTTTAGCTGAGAGTGGTGAGCGTCGCCTGCACCTTGCTCAGACCTTGACAGCCAACCGAGAGCGCATTATTAAGCAAGCTGGAGACCAACTGTTTCAAAGGCGTCCTGATGTTGTCTCTCCTGGAGGTAACGCCTACGGTCGGGAAATGACGGCAACTTGCTTGCGCGATATGGATTATTATCTGCGTTTGATCACTTATGCTATTGTAGCTGGTGATGCTACGCCGATTGAAGAAATTGGGGTTATTGGTGTCCGTCAAATGTATCGCTCCTTAGGTACTCCCCTAGAGGCTGTGGTCGAGAGCGTCCGCGCAATGAAAAATGTTACTAGTACAATGATGTCTACAGAAGATGCGAGTGAAGCTGGTGGATACTTCGATTACTTAATTGGGGCTATGCAATAA
- a CDS encoding methyltransferase — MWSLFGQIWPMSKILAMVMLQEPLEGRRILEIGCGIGLPSIVVKQLGGDITASDYHPLAQSFLLENTILNSLAPIRFKTGDWNTALSLGKFDLIIGSDVLYEHQHIDLVSSFIDRHSSSQVDVIIVDPGRGAHRAFAREMERLGYMHSWTDLKDYPDRGIKPKGFILRFSRHTRSESDRHKINPK, encoded by the coding sequence ATGTGGTCTCTATTTGGACAGATATGGCCGATGAGCAAGATTTTGGCTATGGTAATGCTTCAGGAGCCACTTGAAGGAAGACGTATTTTAGAAATTGGTTGCGGTATTGGTCTACCTAGCATCGTAGTTAAACAACTCGGCGGAGATATTACTGCTAGCGACTACCATCCTCTTGCTCAGTCTTTTCTGCTTGAAAATACGATCTTAAACTCTTTAGCTCCAATACGCTTTAAAACCGGAGATTGGAACACTGCACTGAGCTTGGGAAAGTTTGACTTAATCATAGGCAGCGATGTTTTATACGAACATCAACATATAGATCTGGTATCCTCATTTATCGATCGCCACTCTAGTAGTCAAGTGGATGTCATCATCGTCGATCCTGGACGCGGAGCGCACCGTGCATTTGCCAGAGAAATGGAACGTCTCGGATATATGCATTCTTGGACTGACTTAAAAGACTACCCAGATCGGGGTATCAAGCCGAAGGGATTCATACTTCGTTTTTCGCGTCATACTCGTTCGGAAAGCGATCGCCATAAAATTAACCCCAAATGA
- a CDS encoding LacI family DNA-binding transcriptional regulator, translating into MEHDKARKSIKLQDIAQAVGVSRTTVSNAFNRPDQLSPELRDKILETAKEMGYPGPNPMARMLRTGQTGAIGLVFGESLPYAFNDLAAIAFLRGVSRVCERVKASLLIVPTLESDAAQKTIEQATVDGFIIYNLPDDSEALVRVLDRQLPVVAVDQPSLKNVPSVGIDDRQAARKAATHLLSLHHQQIAIIAMELLSDLYVGLVDAQRLEHCTHQITKLRLQGYRDALEEAGIDFSQVPIYECRNDENHAREVAMTLLQRHPRPTAILAMSDILAFGALRTAQQMSLKVPEDLSIVGFDDIPLAWQIRPRLTTVQQPLIEKGVLAAELLLSKSVTKASKVLGTRLVVRESSGIAPAI; encoded by the coding sequence ATGGAACACGACAAAGCAAGAAAATCCATCAAACTTCAGGATATTGCTCAAGCTGTCGGAGTTTCGCGGACAACGGTATCAAATGCTTTCAATCGACCGGATCAACTTTCACCGGAACTGCGCGATAAAATCCTTGAAACAGCCAAAGAAATGGGCTATCCAGGTCCTAATCCGATGGCGCGGATGCTGCGGACAGGGCAAACAGGTGCAATTGGCTTAGTCTTTGGTGAATCGCTACCGTATGCATTTAATGACTTAGCTGCGATCGCGTTTTTAAGAGGAGTTTCAAGAGTTTGCGAACGTGTCAAAGCAAGTTTGCTCATCGTACCCACACTTGAAAGCGATGCAGCACAAAAGACAATTGAGCAAGCAACAGTAGACGGGTTTATTATTTACAATCTCCCCGATGACAGCGAAGCACTCGTACGCGTTTTAGACCGTCAGCTACCAGTTGTCGCCGTCGATCAGCCTTCGTTAAAAAATGTCCCTTCGGTTGGGATTGACGATCGCCAAGCTGCAAGAAAAGCCGCAACGCACTTATTAAGTCTCCATCACCAGCAAATCGCCATTATAGCGATGGAGTTACTCTCTGATTTATACGTTGGTTTAGTAGACGCTCAACGACTCGAACACTGTACGCACCAAATAACCAAGCTACGGCTGCAAGGCTACCGCGATGCGCTGGAGGAGGCGGGAATCGACTTTAGCCAAGTTCCGATCTACGAATGTCGCAATGACGAGAATCACGCACGGGAAGTCGCCATGACTTTGTTGCAGCGCCATCCTCGACCAACTGCCATTTTGGCGATGAGCGATATTTTGGCTTTTGGTGCTTTGCGCACTGCACAGCAAATGAGTTTAAAAGTGCCAGAAGATTTATCAATCGTCGGCTTTGATGATATTCCTTTAGCTTGGCAAATTCGCCCAAGACTTACAACAGTTCAACAACCACTGATTGAAAAAGGAGTCCTCGCAGCAGAATTATTATTGAGTAAATCGGTAACGAAAGCTTCCAAAGTTTTGGGAACAAGACTTGTGGTACGCGAATCTTCAGGAATTGCACCAGCCATTTAG
- a CDS encoding orange carotenoid protein N-terminal domain-containing protein, translating to MTFTIESARSIFPDTQVANVIPATVESFNQLSGEDQLALLWFVYTEMGVTITPAAVGAANMIFAEKTLTQIQQMPAQEQTQVMCDLVNHTDTPICRTYSSFGTNVKLGFWYQLSEWMKQGIVAPIPEGYQLSTKASDVLQAIRQLEPGQQLTVLQDIVVNMGYTSSVDTQKIKEPAVPPQQVAPRTQINIEGINNETVLSYMENMNAFNFPAAVALFTEDGALQPPFQEPIVGQESILAYMHEECYGLKLIPEQGISEPVEGFTQIKVTGKVQTPWAGDSVSINLAWRFLLNPQGKIFFVAIDVLASPQELLNMGFVK from the coding sequence ATGACGTTTACTATCGAGTCTGCACGTTCCATTTTTCCTGATACTCAAGTTGCTAATGTAATTCCGGCTACGGTTGAATCATTCAATCAACTTAGTGGTGAAGATCAGTTAGCTTTACTTTGGTTTGTCTATACCGAGATGGGAGTGACAATCACTCCTGCTGCTGTAGGGGCAGCCAATATGATCTTCGCCGAAAAAACCCTAACTCAAATCCAGCAGATGCCTGCGCAAGAGCAAACGCAAGTGATGTGCGATTTAGTTAACCATACTGATACTCCTATCTGTCGTACCTATTCGTCTTTCGGTACGAATGTCAAATTAGGTTTCTGGTATCAGTTAAGCGAGTGGATGAAACAGGGAATTGTTGCCCCTATCCCAGAAGGCTATCAACTATCTACGAAAGCATCGGATGTGCTGCAAGCCATTCGTCAACTTGAACCAGGGCAGCAACTTACTGTATTACAAGATATTGTTGTCAACATGGGATATACCTCATCAGTTGACACTCAAAAAATCAAAGAACCCGCAGTTCCTCCTCAACAAGTTGCACCCCGAACTCAGATCAACATTGAAGGCATCAACAATGAAACAGTTCTGAGTTACATGGAGAATATGAACGCCTTTAATTTCCCAGCGGCTGTTGCTTTATTTACTGAAGACGGTGCCTTACAACCCCCTTTCCAAGAACCAATTGTCGGTCAAGAATCCATCCTGGCGTATATGCATGAAGAATGCTACGGACTCAAGCTGATACCTGAACAAGGGATCTCTGAACCTGTAGAAGGATTTACTCAGATTAAAGTGACGGGTAAAGTGCAGACTCCCTGGGCTGGTGACAGTGTGAGCATAAATTTAGCATGGCGGTTTTTGCTCAATCCTCAAGGCAAGATTTTCTTTGTGGCAATTGACGTGCTAGCCTCTCCTCAAGAACTCCTAAACATGGGCTTTGTAAAATAA
- a CDS encoding FAD-dependent oxidoreductase: protein MKRSLVSLTLISTFIASFPLIALATPSRTVDQTVECELLVAGGGLAGVATAYEALLAGRTVCLTEITDWVGGQISAQGTSALDERATQRQQLFYSRGYLELRRRIERKYGELDPGDCWVSDSCFLPRDGHVILSEMLRDAARRGRGQFKWFPTTVIKDLQIAQTGGERRIQSAIAIQHQPANGAPPLNTYPLSQTITDAYSYQNSRLFTKNIVRFVPAAKAGNAPNWYVIDATETGELIALADVPYRLGIDPRSYLEPSSSSATNDPYCTQGFTYTFAMEATEQPQRHAEPPFYQQYASYYSYELPRLASFPLVFTYRRIWSPRQGEDMRFGGISFTAPTPGDISMQNWTWGNDYRPGTAADNLVYTRNQLQSTGQLQPGGWLGGLRVETLRKGEEHAKGFFHWLVAGTTDSQLGPGVKEPHPNNRYLAGLDSPMGTAHGLSKYPYMREGRRILGRPTLAYPQGFAISEIDISRRDYSDSYYRLVLSPQSYRSLKAALAGLEAASVIAGTIPPRDVMRRTRSTIYPDAVGIGHYAIDFHPCMLQSPAELPGNIERPGERLGAGQAYPFQIPLRAMIPQQIDNLLVSGKSIAVSHIAAAAYRVHSFEWSAGAAAGTTAAFALERAIAPYQLIARIPFPEPQLEALQRRLAQNGNPTAFPDTSIFNEAWEDWQ, encoded by the coding sequence ATGAAGCGATCGCTTGTTAGTCTGACTTTAATTTCAACTTTTATCGCCTCTTTTCCTTTAATTGCCTTGGCGACACCGTCTCGAACTGTGGATCAAACCGTAGAGTGCGAACTCTTAGTGGCTGGAGGTGGGCTTGCGGGCGTGGCGACAGCGTATGAAGCCTTGCTAGCTGGAAGAACGGTTTGTTTAACCGAAATCACCGACTGGGTAGGAGGACAAATTTCTGCGCAAGGAACTTCCGCCCTTGACGAACGCGCAACGCAACGACAGCAGTTGTTTTACTCGCGTGGTTATTTAGAGTTACGTCGGCGGATTGAACGTAAATACGGCGAGTTAGATCCTGGTGACTGTTGGGTAAGTGATTCTTGCTTTCTGCCGCGTGACGGTCACGTTATCCTTTCGGAAATGTTACGCGATGCTGCAAGAAGAGGGCGAGGACAGTTTAAATGGTTTCCGACGACAGTCATTAAAGATTTGCAAATTGCGCAAACGGGTGGTGAAAGGCGCATTCAAAGTGCGATCGCCATTCAGCATCAACCTGCTAATGGTGCGCCACCTCTCAATACTTATCCGCTATCGCAAACAATTACCGATGCCTATAGCTATCAAAACTCGCGCTTGTTTACGAAAAACATTGTGCGGTTTGTCCCTGCTGCAAAAGCAGGAAATGCTCCTAATTGGTACGTAATTGATGCAACGGAAACGGGCGAACTGATTGCACTAGCAGATGTTCCTTATCGCTTAGGTATCGATCCGCGTTCTTATCTCGAACCGTCTTCTTCTAGCGCGACAAACGATCCCTATTGCACGCAAGGTTTTACTTACACCTTTGCGATGGAAGCAACCGAACAGCCGCAAAGACACGCAGAACCACCATTTTATCAACAGTATGCAAGTTACTATAGCTATGAGTTACCACGCCTTGCAAGCTTTCCTTTAGTCTTTACCTACCGTCGTATCTGGAGTCCGCGCCAAGGTGAAGATATGCGCTTTGGTGGTATCTCGTTCACGGCTCCTACTCCAGGCGATATCTCGATGCAAAACTGGACTTGGGGTAATGACTACCGCCCTGGTACTGCTGCTGACAACTTAGTTTATACGCGCAACCAACTACAATCTACAGGACAGTTGCAACCTGGTGGTTGGCTGGGTGGCTTACGGGTCGAAACTTTGCGTAAAGGTGAAGAACACGCCAAAGGCTTTTTTCATTGGCTTGTTGCGGGAACGACCGATTCGCAACTTGGTCCTGGTGTGAAGGAACCGCACCCAAACAATCGCTACCTCGCGGGACTTGATTCGCCTATGGGAACGGCGCATGGATTATCTAAGTATCCCTATATGCGCGAAGGACGGCGGATTTTAGGACGACCTACCCTAGCTTATCCTCAAGGTTTTGCAATATCAGAAATTGATATTTCGCGTCGCGATTATAGTGATAGTTACTATCGCTTGGTTTTATCACCACAAAGCTATCGTAGTCTCAAAGCTGCATTAGCAGGTTTGGAAGCTGCATCGGTGATTGCAGGAACGATTCCTCCTAGAGATGTGATGCGGCGAACGCGCTCTACGATTTATCCTGATGCTGTCGGTATCGGTCACTATGCGATCGACTTCCATCCTTGTATGCTCCAAAGCCCTGCGGAACTTCCTGGTAATATCGAGCGCCCTGGCGAGCGTCTCGGTGCAGGTCAAGCGTATCCTTTTCAGATTCCCCTGCGGGCAATGATTCCCCAGCAAATCGACAACTTACTCGTGTCGGGAAAAAGTATTGCTGTGAGTCATATTGCGGCGGCTGCCTATCGCGTACATTCTTTTGAATGGTCGGCTGGTGCTGCTGCGGGTACTACTGCCGCTTTCGCCTTAGAACGCGCGATCGCACCCTATCAACTCATCGCCCGAATCCCCTTTCCCGAACCGCAGCTTGAAGCTTTACAGCGCCGCCTAGCGCAAAATGGCAATCCTACCGCTTTCCCCGATACTTCGATTTTTAATGAAGCTTGGGAAGATTGGCAGTAA